The following are encoded together in the Nitrospira sp. genome:
- a CDS encoding type II toxin-antitoxin system VapC family toxin, producing the protein MTPRQWAYFDTSVLVKRYVQEAGSSAVRRLLQRFRFLSSSIMPVEAMSAISRRRVSGDLTPRDFLAIRSRLRKDRDYWELVEAGESVLLQAEELVQQANVRTLDAIHLASAMIFKSESRLTIPFITGDTKQRDAAHLLGFTVIWVE; encoded by the coding sequence GTGACTCCCCGTCAGTGGGCCTACTTCGATACCAGCGTGCTGGTGAAACGGTATGTCCAGGAGGCAGGTTCAAGCGCCGTGCGTCGCCTCTTGCAGCGATTTCGGTTTCTATCGTCCTCCATTATGCCGGTCGAGGCCATGTCGGCGATCAGTCGGCGACGGGTGTCCGGCGACCTCACGCCGAGAGATTTTCTCGCCATCCGATCAAGGCTGCGGAAAGATCGAGATTATTGGGAACTTGTGGAGGCAGGCGAATCGGTCCTCTTGCAAGCTGAAGAATTGGTTCAGCAAGCAAATGTGCGTACGCTCGATGCGATACATCTGGCATCGGCGATGATATTTAAGTCTGAGTCGAGGCTGACGATTCCCTTTATTACCGGCGATACGAAGCAGCGTGATGCCGCTCATCTGTTGGGTTTCACTGTCATCTGGGTGGAATAG
- a CDS encoding VPLPA-CTERM sorting domain-containing protein: protein MEDVNVDTTNHTWNNVGNISWATNLTFVDHLANAGGPNGTDSGTGATTASDSWALAPGLYTLNFGGNPSFDLGQTGTHAFSATLTTSPVPVPAALWLFGTGLVGLAGLARRRLSA, encoded by the coding sequence GTGGAGGACGTGAACGTCGACACAACCAATCACACCTGGAACAACGTCGGTAATATCAGCTGGGCCACGAATCTCACATTCGTCGACCATCTCGCCAACGCGGGAGGCCCGAACGGCACCGATAGCGGAACGGGCGCGACAACGGCCTCTGACAGCTGGGCCCTAGCCCCCGGCCTGTACACCCTCAACTTCGGAGGGAACCCCTCATTCGACCTCGGGCAGACCGGCACACATGCATTCTCGGCAACTTTGACGACTTCGCCTGTCCCGGTTCCTGCCGCTCTATGGTTGTTCGGCACCGGACTTGTCGGTCTCGCTGGGCTCGCCAGGAGACGGCTGTCGGCCTAA
- a CDS encoding heavy-metal-associated domain-containing protein: MNRIGITVVLLAALGGPVGLAQGAREEAVVLMFDGKYCDAHLSEVEATLRKVAGVKAVDTKSMKGHAIVTVEGAKTDSDQLVQAVNKVKGEGWHCSAQVMR, from the coding sequence ATGAATAGGATAGGAATCACGGTGGTGCTTTTGGCGGCGTTGGGCGGGCCTGTGGGACTTGCACAAGGGGCGAGAGAGGAAGCGGTCGTCCTGATGTTCGACGGAAAATATTGTGATGCACACTTGAGTGAAGTTGAAGCCACCCTCAGAAAAGTGGCAGGCGTCAAAGCCGTCGACACGAAGAGTATGAAAGGTCATGCCATTGTGACGGTCGAAGGAGCCAAGACAGACTCAGATCAGCTCGTTCAGGCGGTGAATAAAGTGAAAGGTGAGGGATGGCACTGTAGCGCACAGGTGATGCGGTAG
- a CDS encoding helix-turn-helix domain-containing protein: MEPILLRIQETAKLLRVSKWTIYRWVDEGRLRGTKIGRGSLRVFRASVEELIEKTRIEDPVGPRGLEPRTERVKTISPKTHKKR; encoded by the coding sequence ATGGAACCGATCTTGCTGCGGATACAGGAAACAGCCAAGCTCCTGAGGGTCAGTAAATGGACGATCTACCGGTGGGTTGACGAGGGCCGGTTGCGTGGCACCAAGATCGGCCGAGGCAGTTTGAGGGTCTTTCGAGCATCGGTGGAGGAGCTGATCGAGAAGACTCGAATCGAAGATCCGGTGGGCCCCCGTGGCCTGGAGCCTCGCACGGAACGCGTTAAGACCATCAGTCCAAAGACCCACAAAAAACGCTGA
- a CDS encoding response regulator transcription factor, with the protein MKHRLMTKMFTGVCRRFVMVSISALVWWSSLGIGMAASLHSFNPNSAAPYLAGTMLSSNPSVMEARVTFFHLTESVVELEASVPSVVAEPIALTGHTEGKPDSSFPSGAVLFALVSFGMIGMVSRGDMVSRKSHMATATQPSRSSAARVIGLLSPDSVFAEEIEMQLRQASYEVRTAGSASEILITSDPTSFLLMVVDHRVQDWDMLRTDPLLRRLPLMGAVPRGHLYTEDQCLSDLERGMDGVHDFRDGEGLFLARVHAYARRVDGDAMRRGVYQVGAVKLDADTHEVSISGRAVKLSAKPFAILAALMREPSKIFSRRELVDLVWGRDFAVGGHALDVHIHAVRQQLDREPDHHCRLMTIKGVGFKLKPLSAVNPVVPVAANAGTLRCSVTGRLERVQMPLSESSVAVAKDWRKPSLRRRARELRKPLVAAHRHAAALAG; encoded by the coding sequence ATGAAACACAGACTCATGACGAAGATGTTCACCGGAGTGTGCCGCAGGTTCGTCATGGTTTCCATTTCAGCCCTGGTGTGGTGGAGTTCCTTGGGTATTGGCATGGCAGCCAGTCTTCACTCGTTTAATCCGAATAGCGCAGCCCCATATCTCGCCGGGACAATGCTCTCGAGCAACCCATCGGTCATGGAAGCCCGTGTGACCTTTTTTCATCTGACAGAGTCCGTTGTGGAACTCGAAGCCTCTGTTCCGTCAGTGGTAGCGGAGCCCATTGCGCTCACGGGTCATACCGAGGGGAAACCCGATTCCTCTTTCCCGTCAGGCGCCGTTCTGTTTGCGCTGGTTTCCTTCGGGATGATCGGGATGGTCTCTCGCGGGGACATGGTGTCGAGGAAGTCGCACATGGCCACGGCAACCCAGCCCTCTCGCTCGAGTGCCGCCCGCGTCATCGGTCTGCTGTCGCCGGACTCCGTCTTTGCCGAAGAGATCGAAATGCAATTGCGCCAAGCAAGCTATGAAGTGCGAACGGCTGGTTCAGCGAGCGAAATTCTCATAACCTCCGATCCGACGAGCTTTCTCCTCATGGTCGTCGACCATCGAGTCCAAGATTGGGACATGCTCCGGACGGACCCTCTGCTTCGGCGGCTGCCACTGATGGGAGCGGTCCCGCGTGGTCACCTTTACACTGAGGATCAGTGTCTATCGGATCTCGAACGGGGGATGGATGGCGTTCATGATTTCAGAGACGGTGAAGGCCTGTTTCTTGCCAGAGTTCATGCCTATGCGCGACGAGTCGATGGTGATGCAATGCGACGTGGCGTCTATCAGGTCGGGGCCGTCAAATTGGATGCCGATACCCATGAAGTGAGCATTTCAGGGCGCGCGGTGAAGCTGTCTGCCAAGCCGTTCGCGATCTTGGCCGCGCTCATGCGTGAGCCTTCAAAGATTTTCAGCAGACGGGAACTGGTGGATCTTGTGTGGGGACGGGATTTTGCAGTGGGTGGACACGCCTTGGATGTGCACATTCATGCTGTGCGGCAACAGTTGGACCGAGAACCGGATCATCACTGCCGGCTGATGACCATCAAAGGTGTGGGATTCAAACTGAAACCTCTCTCCGCAGTCAATCCGGTAGTACCGGTGGCTGCTAATGCCGGCACGTTGCGCTGCTCCGTGACCGGCCGACTCGAACGCGTCCAGATGCCTTTGTCGGAATCGTCTGTCGCCGTTGCAAAGGACTGGCGCAAACCGTCTCTGCGTCGTCGGGCCAGGGAGCTTCGTAAACCGCTTGTGGCCGCACATCGTCACGCAGCCGCCTTGGCCGGATAG
- a CDS encoding cytochrome C peroxidase: protein MKTAHVSLGLVTLFVLSTSTLQALTGDGTIPRVLNPPTASDLSNLPGDLRAVPVPGPGDQALAEYVKDKQAAIALGKALFWDMQIGSDGVQACASCHFRAGADPRSKNQLSPGLKHVPQQDLNFKIGGPNYQLTGSEFPLTRLAIAGQRGALDSATDSNDVVSSQGVPYLDRGPDPLGYQVGRLKTRRVEPRNTPSMINAVFNHRQFWDGRAENIFNGVNPLGARDPEARVMAAMGGSLAEVQVALVNSSLASQAVGPIVSEIEMAAPGRTAQAIARDLRKGKHSRRLGKRVHGVRPLQQQLVAPSDSVLGPLSRYPKRGLRVKSYNAMIRSAFQEKYWQSEQFVQVAEDGTVSIVDQRDRNPNTDEYTLLEYNFALFFGLAVQLYETTLVSDDTPWDRFRRDHPSATDPALNPWTNQNPNHITRFALFGAHLFNDRTRGPNNLRCSNCHESAELTDASVRRIGLAANGPVRNRDGNVIDKGFNNIGLRPTDDDLGVGASDAFGPLSHSKRLFPDSPPSNFDGAAVIKGFGIEGAFKIPSLRNVALTAPYFHNGDTHSLREAVLFYSRGGNVAPIMQRDGTPIEPLGIANMASDEVDAVVAWLEALTDERVRIAAAPFDHPQLFVPNGHVGNQNRVQPSGPGFAKDEMVEIPMTGAAGGPPLPGFLEGVFGPH, encoded by the coding sequence ATGAAAACCGCGCATGTCTCACTCGGTCTGGTCACGCTGTTCGTCCTGTCCACATCCACACTACAGGCCCTCACCGGTGACGGCACGATTCCGCGCGTGCTGAATCCGCCTACGGCCAGCGACCTGTCAAACCTGCCTGGCGACCTGCGCGCAGTGCCGGTGCCTGGCCCAGGCGATCAGGCACTCGCAGAATATGTCAAGGATAAGCAAGCGGCGATCGCCTTGGGCAAGGCCCTGTTTTGGGACATGCAAATCGGCAGTGACGGGGTGCAAGCCTGCGCGAGCTGCCATTTTCGCGCGGGCGCCGATCCACGCTCGAAGAATCAGCTGTCACCCGGGCTCAAGCATGTGCCGCAACAGGACCTGAATTTCAAGATCGGCGGGCCGAACTACCAACTTACCGGCTCGGAGTTTCCCCTCACCCGCCTTGCGATTGCCGGGCAGCGAGGCGCCCTGGACTCAGCAACCGATAGTAACGACGTCGTCAGTTCGCAGGGCGTGCCATATCTCGACCGAGGTCCTGATCCACTGGGCTACCAGGTGGGCCGACTCAAGACCCGCCGAGTGGAACCGCGCAACACGCCTTCGATGATCAACGCAGTGTTTAATCATCGCCAGTTCTGGGATGGTCGCGCCGAGAATATTTTCAATGGTGTCAATCCGCTGGGCGCTCGGGATCCCGAGGCCCGCGTGATGGCGGCAATGGGTGGAAGTCTGGCTGAGGTTCAAGTCGCGCTGGTGAACTCAAGCCTGGCTTCGCAGGCCGTCGGCCCGATCGTCAGCGAGATCGAGATGGCCGCCCCAGGTCGCACCGCACAAGCGATCGCACGCGATCTCCGAAAAGGCAAGCACAGTCGCCGCCTCGGCAAGCGCGTCCATGGCGTACGCCCTCTCCAGCAACAACTGGTCGCCCCATCCGACAGTGTGTTGGGTCCGCTCAGCCGCTACCCGAAACGCGGCCTCCGAGTGAAGTCCTACAATGCCATGATCCGGTCGGCCTTCCAGGAGAAGTATTGGCAGAGCGAACAATTCGTTCAGGTGGCAGAGGACGGCACGGTGTCGATCGTCGATCAACGAGACAGAAACCCGAACACCGACGAATACACGTTGCTGGAGTACAACTTTGCGCTGTTCTTCGGTCTGGCTGTTCAACTGTATGAAACGACCTTGGTCTCCGACGACACCCCATGGGACCGATTCCGACGAGACCACCCGAGTGCCACCGATCCCGCGCTCAATCCCTGGACCAACCAGAATCCCAACCACATCACCCGCTTTGCGCTCTTCGGTGCGCACCTGTTCAACGATCGGACCCGTGGCCCGAACAATCTGCGCTGCAGCAACTGCCACGAGAGCGCGGAACTCACCGACGCCTCAGTCCGGCGAATTGGGTTGGCCGCCAATGGCCCGGTGCGCAACCGCGACGGCAATGTGATAGACAAAGGCTTTAACAACATCGGCCTGCGGCCGACGGATGACGACTTGGGCGTGGGGGCAAGCGATGCCTTCGGTCCGCTGTCGCACAGCAAGCGCCTCTTCCCCGACTCGCCGCCCTCAAACTTCGACGGTGCGGCGGTCATCAAAGGCTTCGGCATCGAGGGTGCGTTTAAGATTCCATCACTACGCAATGTTGCCTTGACGGCTCCCTATTTTCATAACGGCGACACCCATTCGCTCCGCGAGGCAGTCCTGTTCTATAGCCGTGGAGGAAACGTCGCACCGATCATGCAGAGAGATGGGACACCGATCGAACCCCTAGGGATCGCCAACATGGCGTCAGATGAGGTCGATGCCGTGGTGGCCTGGTTGGAAGCCCTCACGGACGAGCGGGTACGGATCGCCGCAGCGCCGTTCGACCACCCGCAACTGTTCGTCCCCAACGGCCATGTCGGCAACCAGAATCGGGTTCAACCAAGCGGTCCGGGCTTCGCGAAGGATGAGATGGTAGAAATCCCGATGACCGGTGCCGCCGGTGGCCCGCCATTGCCGGGATTTCTTGAGGGCGTGTTCGGGCCTCACTGA
- a CDS encoding type II toxin-antitoxin system prevent-host-death family antitoxin, whose amino-acid sequence MRMGLREANQQFSRLVKAVKQGKEVLLTERGKPLAVVKLIEEYGDAHAAVRRLENVGLLRAASKRRVLPAWSARLIRGVPVSHTVMKDREER is encoded by the coding sequence ATGCGGATGGGGTTGCGCGAAGCGAACCAGCAGTTTTCCCGGTTGGTGAAAGCCGTCAAGCAAGGCAAGGAAGTGCTCTTGACCGAACGTGGGAAACCACTGGCCGTTGTGAAGTTGATTGAGGAATACGGCGATGCGCATGCGGCCGTGCGAAGGTTAGAAAACGTCGGGCTGTTACGCGCGGCATCGAAACGTCGGGTACTCCCCGCGTGGAGTGCCCGCCTCATCCGTGGTGTGCCGGTATCCCACACCGTCATGAAGGACAGAGAAGAACGGTGA
- a CDS encoding fused MFS/spermidine synthase yields the protein MPVLYLTVTTTGAAVMILELLGTRIIGPFYGVSLYVWASLIAVTLIALALGYFLGGYLSDRVPGLRLSHVILVAALGTAAIPFLTGPILRVTDPLGLRAGAFSSALLLFTLPLTALAMVGPYVIKRATRDLSGVGTVAGSVYAVSTVGSVAGTLLLGFYLLPLFGTKAILVSLSLLLATLAALIVWHERSASVKARWAGSLIVVAVVLATLTTSGLAATYKSVEGFTVRSEAESLYGWVRVVDDERRGYRLMLSDASVISAVDMKLDRSVLGYQQVLGLLPLFRPQASQALLIGLGGGHVARDLKSKGIATDTIEIDPAVADAAQRFFNFQPTGRFLVGDARYEIKQLNRRYDLIIHDCFTGGTEPTHLLTQEMLSELRSLLNEGGLLALNYVGFMTGEGSDAVAAVYRTLQSLFPHLRVFTTEKSDFTDFVFLASEAPIVLDASSEDTRIRWLIEHEHRIRDTDGFTITDDYNPMESRQVRKSEAYRKLFLERIAFELLLR from the coding sequence ATGCCTGTGCTCTACTTGACCGTTACGACGACCGGCGCAGCGGTGATGATCCTGGAATTGCTCGGCACCAGAATCATCGGGCCGTTCTATGGTGTGAGTCTGTACGTGTGGGCCTCTCTCATCGCAGTGACCTTGATCGCGTTAGCGCTCGGATATTTCCTCGGCGGCTATCTGTCCGACCGAGTACCGGGGCTGCGCTTAAGCCATGTGATTCTGGTCGCAGCGCTCGGTACGGCGGCGATTCCCTTTCTGACCGGCCCGATTCTCCGCGTTACGGATCCGCTCGGCCTCCGCGCGGGTGCGTTCAGCAGTGCGCTGCTGCTCTTCACGCTTCCGTTGACCGCGCTGGCGATGGTCGGGCCGTACGTCATCAAGCGCGCGACGCGCGATCTGAGCGGGGTGGGGACTGTGGCCGGCTCAGTCTATGCGGTCAGCACGGTCGGGAGCGTCGCCGGCACGCTGCTATTGGGCTTCTACCTCTTACCGCTGTTCGGAACGAAAGCGATTCTCGTCTCGCTCAGTCTGCTACTGGCCACCCTTGCGGCTCTGATCGTCTGGCATGAGCGCTCCGCCAGCGTGAAGGCTCGATGGGCTGGATCACTCATAGTAGTAGCTGTGGTGCTTGCCACGCTGACGACATCCGGGCTAGCCGCCACATACAAGTCGGTTGAGGGTTTCACAGTCCGATCTGAAGCGGAAAGTCTCTACGGCTGGGTACGTGTCGTGGACGATGAGCGGCGTGGCTACCGCCTGATGCTGTCCGATGCTTCGGTGATCAGCGCGGTCGATATGAAATTGGACCGGAGCGTCCTCGGCTACCAACAGGTGCTGGGGCTGCTGCCGTTGTTTCGTCCTCAGGCCTCTCAGGCCTTGCTCATCGGCCTGGGTGGAGGGCATGTCGCCCGCGATCTCAAATCAAAGGGCATCGCCACCGACACGATTGAAATCGACCCGGCGGTGGCGGACGCGGCCCAGAGGTTTTTCAATTTTCAGCCGACCGGACGTTTCCTCGTCGGCGACGCACGGTATGAGATCAAGCAACTCAACCGGCGCTATGACCTCATCATCCATGATTGCTTCACCGGCGGCACGGAACCGACCCACCTGCTCACCCAGGAGATGCTGAGTGAACTGCGCTCCCTCTTGAACGAAGGAGGGCTGCTGGCGCTCAACTACGTTGGGTTTATGACCGGTGAAGGATCCGATGCCGTCGCGGCGGTGTATCGGACGTTACAGAGCCTCTTCCCTCATCTCCGGGTGTTTACCACAGAGAAGTCGGACTTCACGGACTTCGTGTTTCTGGCCTCCGAAGCTCCGATCGTTCTGGATGCGTCCAGTGAAGATACCCGCATTCGCTGGCTCATCGAGCATGAGCACAGGATACGCGACACGGATGGGTTCACGATCACCGACGACTACAATCCGATGGAAAGCCGTCAAGTGCGGAAGTCCGAAGCTTACCGAAAACTGTTTCTCGAACGCATCGCGTTCGAGCTGTTGCTGCGTTAG
- a CDS encoding type II toxin-antitoxin system PemK/MazF family toxin — protein sequence MARILRGEIRWADLNPVQGREQAGRRPVLVLSHDVFNERSGTVIAVALTSVPQRAGFPLTLELQSKGLPKKSWVKVSQIRTLAVERIGGRLGTAGPEELNQIIEGLREIIGD from the coding sequence ATGGCCCGCATACTGAGAGGAGAGATTCGTTGGGCGGATCTCAATCCGGTCCAGGGCAGAGAACAAGCCGGGCGGCGTCCAGTCCTGGTTCTCAGTCATGATGTCTTTAACGAGCGATCGGGGACTGTTATTGCTGTGGCGCTCACCAGCGTACCTCAACGCGCCGGCTTTCCCCTCACGCTCGAGCTTCAATCCAAGGGGTTGCCGAAGAAATCCTGGGTGAAGGTCAGCCAGATACGAACACTCGCGGTGGAACGAATCGGTGGCCGTTTGGGTACAGCTGGGCCAGAAGAACTGAACCAGATTATCGAGGGACTGAGAGAAATCATCGGTGATTAG
- a CDS encoding VPLPA-CTERM sorting domain-containing protein has protein sequence MNKALILGSLSVFSFMLAAGTASAHVGYGTELYNQSTNTFGPTGTGGFNPTVSSNAGWISGMSDNGVNRTATVDTLADSHNNRARFFSLDQTSTVSITVTGTANTFQPGLGLTPSTLNPGFSLFSGMVPLGSHDGVGDLNGLTPAQITALQTPAMVGTSVGAPDGGHLQNVPAYATWSPFFDTMDEIIPEGGGAVDAGGPNWGVYQSDGNVTMGNNNGEVSTMTFTGVAVGDGHDGDVQDNRVTWTGTLGPGIYSLFIGGANQTDLASLFEEVQQGTPIGCTDVSSSCNGTNFGNPSDPNNPAATDPYFKLRGARNMHISMAVNGDVSPVPVPAAAYLFGTGLIGLAGMARRKMMAK, from the coding sequence ATGAATAAAGCCCTCATACTGGGATCTCTGTCTGTCTTCAGCTTCATGTTGGCGGCGGGTACCGCCTCTGCTCACGTCGGCTATGGCACGGAGCTCTACAACCAGTCTACCAATACGTTCGGTCCCACGGGGACCGGCGGGTTCAACCCTACCGTGTCCAGCAATGCGGGCTGGATTTCCGGCATGAGCGATAACGGCGTGAATCGCACCGCGACGGTCGATACGCTGGCTGATAGCCATAACAACCGGGCCCGGTTCTTTAGTCTTGACCAAACGTCCACCGTCAGTATCACAGTGACCGGTACAGCGAACACGTTCCAACCAGGCCTCGGTCTCACACCCTCCACATTAAATCCGGGGTTCTCACTCTTCAGTGGGATGGTGCCCTTGGGTTCCCATGATGGCGTGGGTGACCTGAACGGATTGACTCCGGCTCAGATCACGGCCTTGCAGACTCCAGCCATGGTTGGGACCTCAGTCGGTGCCCCTGATGGAGGCCATCTGCAAAATGTCCCTGCCTATGCGACTTGGTCGCCGTTCTTCGACACCATGGATGAAATTATCCCAGAGGGTGGTGGTGCAGTGGATGCCGGTGGTCCCAATTGGGGTGTCTATCAATCGGACGGCAACGTGACCATGGGGAACAACAATGGTGAGGTAAGCACCATGACCTTCACGGGTGTCGCCGTCGGGGATGGCCATGACGGTGACGTGCAAGACAACCGTGTCACGTGGACCGGGACCCTAGGACCTGGCATCTATTCATTGTTCATCGGTGGTGCCAATCAGACCGACTTGGCCTCCCTGTTTGAGGAAGTGCAGCAAGGCACGCCGATCGGATGTACGGACGTGTCCTCTTCTTGTAATGGCACGAACTTTGGTAATCCGAGTGATCCCAACAACCCGGCTGCGACCGACCCCTACTTCAAGCTGCGTGGGGCGCGCAACATGCACATCTCTATGGCGGTGAACGGAGACGTGTCACCGGTTCCCGTGCCAGCTGCTGCGTATCTGTTTGGGACAGGCCTCATCGGCCTGGCCGGCATGGCTCGGCGTAAGATGATGGCGAAATAA
- a CDS encoding ribbon-helix-helix protein, CopG family: MPRAKVAVSLDESTVERLDRLVKKADFPSRSQAIQEAVEEKLSRLERSRLARECAKLDPEFEKAMAEEGLSEDVTEWPAY; the protein is encoded by the coding sequence ATGCCACGAGCAAAAGTTGCGGTCTCTCTCGACGAGTCCACGGTCGAACGCTTGGACCGGTTGGTCAAGAAAGCGGATTTCCCTAGCCGGAGTCAAGCGATACAGGAAGCGGTAGAGGAAAAGCTCTCTCGCCTGGAACGAAGCCGGTTAGCTCGAGAGTGCGCCAAGCTCGATCCTGAGTTCGAGAAGGCCATGGCCGAAGAGGGATTGTCCGAGGACGTGACGGAATGGCCCGCATACTGA
- a CDS encoding response regulator transcription factor — translation MTSQRPKTILIVEDEPEIAQLVKHYLEKEGFRPCIAHTGLEAQKLVASEHPDLVILDLMLPEMDGLEVCKSIRQKPDTALLPILMLTAKNEESDTIVGLELGADDYVTKPFSPRTLVARVKALFRRLERANEHKPTSLTYGPLHMDLIRHEVTVKGKEVPLTAKEFGLLEHFLRHPGRVLTRDMLLNAVWGYEYYGTTRTVDVHVRRLKVKMPILDESIVSVKSLGYKLSDQPLVH, via the coding sequence ATGACATCGCAACGTCCAAAAACGATTTTGATCGTTGAAGACGAACCGGAGATCGCCCAGCTGGTCAAGCACTATCTTGAGAAGGAGGGATTTCGTCCCTGCATCGCCCATACCGGTCTCGAGGCCCAGAAGCTCGTGGCCAGCGAACACCCCGACCTCGTCATCTTGGATCTCATGCTCCCGGAAATGGACGGGTTGGAAGTCTGCAAGTCCATCCGGCAAAAGCCGGACACCGCCTTGCTGCCGATTCTCATGTTGACGGCGAAAAACGAGGAGTCCGATACCATCGTGGGATTGGAGCTGGGCGCCGATGACTATGTGACCAAACCCTTCAGTCCAAGAACATTGGTCGCTCGGGTGAAAGCGCTGTTCCGTCGCCTGGAGCGGGCGAACGAACACAAACCGACCTCCTTGACCTACGGTCCGCTCCACATGGACCTCATTCGCCACGAGGTGACGGTGAAGGGGAAAGAGGTTCCGCTGACGGCGAAAGAATTCGGGTTGCTGGAGCACTTCTTACGTCACCCCGGCCGGGTCCTCACGCGGGACATGCTGCTCAACGCGGTGTGGGGATACGAGTATTACGGCACCACTCGAACGGTCGATGTCCACGTGCGGCGTCTCAAGGTGAAGATGCCGATCCTCGACGAATCCATCGTGTCCGTCAAATCGCTCGGCTATAAGCTGTCGGACCAGCCGTTGGTCCATTGA
- a CDS encoding winged helix-turn-helix transcriptional regulator produces MSEKANTRAKRVRFFRALADEMRVRILERLRSGEQNVCALSAAFQTGQSRLSFHLRVLKDAGLVTHRPEGRSIYYTLNHRAIQEAEASLGHLRKPDVSTSQTGSCADRSYVEAQGHHETIDGLQ; encoded by the coding sequence ATGAGTGAAAAAGCAAACACTCGAGCGAAGAGGGTGCGATTCTTTCGTGCGCTGGCGGACGAGATGAGGGTGCGTATTCTGGAACGGCTCAGGAGTGGAGAGCAGAATGTCTGCGCGCTTTCAGCAGCGTTCCAAACCGGACAATCGCGACTCTCGTTCCATCTCCGTGTACTCAAGGATGCTGGACTCGTGACGCACCGCCCGGAGGGACGTTCAATCTACTACACGCTGAACCACCGTGCGATTCAAGAGGCTGAGGCGAGCCTTGGCCATCTTAGGAAACCTGATGTATCCACTTCTCAAACGGGCTCATGCGCTGATCGCTCTTATGTGGAAGCCCAAGGACATCACGAAACGATTGATGGGCTGCAGTGA
- a CDS encoding VPLPA-CTERM sorting domain-containing protein, whose translation MTRTNRLKTAIAGFVAAGAFALGATAQAVTLDAGVFNNTLGSAANPVTFNVTAGSGLFLDTINFDLGSFTHFNMTSTANNILSFGAPIFENNGDTEVVAAAPTFTNQPLADLGLSRDYHLHPQGLNQGGGTYTVSLWGSTLGGPGVPIPGAVWLFGTGVAGLAGLARRKMMAKA comes from the coding sequence ATGACACGTACCAATAGGTTGAAGACGGCGATTGCCGGATTCGTTGCCGCTGGAGCATTTGCCCTCGGCGCGACCGCACAGGCCGTCACCCTCGATGCAGGGGTTTTCAACAACACCCTCGGAAGCGCGGCGAACCCGGTCACGTTCAACGTCACTGCCGGGTCCGGGCTGTTCCTGGATACGATTAACTTCGACTTGGGTTCGTTCACCCATTTCAATATGACGTCCACGGCGAACAACATTCTCAGCTTTGGTGCGCCGATTTTTGAGAACAACGGCGATACGGAAGTGGTGGCTGCAGCGCCCACCTTTACGAATCAACCGCTCGCGGATCTTGGATTGTCACGCGACTATCACCTGCACCCACAGGGTCTGAATCAAGGTGGCGGAACATACACTGTCTCATTGTGGGGATCGACTCTCGGAGGGCCAGGGGTGCCAATCCCGGGTGCCGTGTGGCTTTTTGGTACGGGTGTAGCCGGTTTGGCAGGACTAGCCCGTCGGAAGATGATGGCCAAGGCCTGA